In Biomphalaria glabrata chromosome 16, xgBioGlab47.1, whole genome shotgun sequence, the sequence tgctcatgttagagacagatgacattaacatcatccgccccatagatcttgtgctggccacatgacatcatgctcatgttagagacagatgacatccgccccatagatcttgtgctggccacatgacaccatgctcatgttagagacagatgacattaacatcatccgccccatagatcttgtgctggccctatgacaccctgctcaagttagagacagatgacattaacatcatccgccccataaatcttgtgctggccacatgacaccctgctcaagttagagacagatgacatccgccccatagatcttgtgctggccacatgacaccctgctcaagttagagacatatggcatccgccccatagatcttgtgctggccacatgacaccctgctcaagttagagacagatgacatccgccccatagatcttgtgctggccacatgacaccctgctcaagttagagacagatgacatccgccccatagatcttgtgctggccacatgacaccctgctcaagttagagacagatgacattaacatcatccgccccataaatcttgtgctggccacatgacaccctgctcaagttagagacagatgacatccgccccatagatcttgtgctggccacatgacatcatgctcatgttagagacagatgacatccgccccatagatcttgtgctggccacatgacaccatgctcatgttagagacagatgacattaacatcatccgccccatagatcttgtgctggccacatgacaccctgctcaagttagagacagatgacattaacatcatccgccccataaatcttgtgctggccacatgacaccctgctcaagttagagacagatgacatccgccccatagatcttgtgctggccacatgacaccctgctcaagttagagacagatggcatccgccccatagatcttgtgctggccacatgacacccttctcaagttagagacagatgacatccgccccatagatcttgtgctggccacatgacaccctgctcaagttagagacagatgacatccgccccatagatcttgtgctggccacatgacaccctgctcaagttagagacagatgacatccgccccatagatcttgtgctggccacatgacaccctgctcaagttagagacagatgacattaacatcatccgccccatagatcttgtgctggccacatgacaccctgctcaagttagagacagatgacatccgccccatagatcttgtgctggccacatgacaccctgctcaagttagagacagatgacatccgccccatagatcgcaagattgATATTACATTTAAATACGTAAAATTAGATCTATGAGATCTTATGAAATGTGCAtagctattgttattgttgcaaTTGACTttcaaaaaactataaataattttaactcccgtttattttttataaaacgaaTGATgacaaaaatgacaaaataaataaattagcgTTTGTCTTATATTATTCTATAAAAgagaggttacttcaaaaaagaagataattagatctacgtccggaagctcaaaattggaacttgtgaaatctgcccatgtggagtatcaccagagaatgcagaccacgtcctccaaaactgctctctttaccaagaggccagtATAAGTCATttgccccaaatcaccccaatagaaaggaaattatatggagagctccctgatttcaAAACTActtcgcagttcatctcatgtattggtctactcatctgaacactccaacataacaatgagaacgaagaagaagatctACGTCCAACGTGTTTAATGTGCCATTCTAGTCATACGTGTTAataagtgacttaaactctgctaattcgttggttttcttgcttattcaggcaacccatttcattctctaatggcactactttactccactaaaaaaaaaaattaagtccatctggaataacctgcccagtgtgcagctgaaTATTCCGGGCTAACATAGGTTTCAACAGCCACACGAGAaagcacaaaaccccagtgcaacgCCCCCAGacacctggatgacaaaagtggtcatcatggaacaacgatggacaaactatatgaTATATGATTTAGatctcttgtatggccaactaagcgaaggaaagagctcgcaaggtggtcaaagaaagtgcttcagggacaccctcaaagcttctctgaaggcgttcagcatagacccaggcacctgggagacagaggcacacgacagagcatcataacgtcgcgctgtgaaaactggcgcacaggttgctgaggaaaaaagaacaatgctggcaaaagaaaaacgccagaaaagaacagcaaggcccacgacactagctccagctggaataacctgcccagtgtgcggccgaacattccgggctcacataggtctctccagccacatgaggagacataaaaccccagtgcaaagccctcagccccctggatgacaaagtggtcatcatcgaaccacgatggacgaactatatatatatatgatttagatctagtcgaCATAACGCCATAACTTAATTTTTCGTTTTATTCAAGTCCTTTTTATAAGTAGcataaagtttttcttttcttcttctaataaaattgttatttaatgagacCTTAATCCTAATTATACCTAGACAGcgcatataatttaatttatatatcttattttagtatttaatacgtacaaataaaaataaacaaacaaaatcagcTGTCGTTGACgcgaaaaattaaattataaacaattacacctctcaacgattttctttacatgattgatccctttccaaataattctttaatcgTCTCTTTTCAAAAAGATCACTGattagtctaggtctagttagTAAACTAAGATCCACCATGACAGTCTAATAACTAGGGGtattcgatgggaagttttacccaaATTACTGGGCCACGGTTGTGGCCACTGATGTTGTGGACTACCAATAATATTCTAAGAATacgttttttaattgaattctagactagacttaCATCTAACTTACAGTAACAGTGATGTCTTCAAACTTCAATCAGATTACACTAGACTACAGTGTCTacagacatatataaatatactgaTACTCAGTGATGGATAGTATGTGAGAAAACTGTCTAAGATCAGACAGTATGATAATGAGTATGGTAAGACCCTAACTAATACTAATAGCAAAAGGACTGAGCCAGCCCTATTAATCCAGATTATAAATAATTCATGAATATGGAGGTAAATAATTAACAAgataatttttctttcaaatctaGCCATGATTaatgataatgttttaaaaggtCTCCGGTTCAAATCCCAgtaaaggctgggattttggATTTTAGATCTTTAGGTCATTCGACCCTTTGGGTTGGTAGACATGATGCGATCCGCTGATCCGCCATTTTGTTTGTAAGTTTACATTAGTAGCCTTACTCTGGCTATACTGACtatagtaaatctagatctaatacaatcGGGTTTAAGTTTCCAAAACACAATCTCTACTTTGACCTTTTTTAGtgcattaatttaaacaaaatgcctAGCTACTGCTGCATAAAAGGGTGCTAAAAAAACTCATATACTATATATACGTcattaaacaaaaaaggaaTGAGATTTTTTAGCATTCCTAGACGACCTAGGCCTAGAACTTGGCAAGGCTCTAGGGATGAAGAGATTACTTCAAAAAGAGATTACTTTGAAAAGACTTGGCTGTTGTCCTGGGGAGGTTTGAACTACGAAGGAACTtccaaaatgtaaaacattttacagtacAATTTAGTggatttaattataataagataaagtagatagatctatattaactaGATGATACAATAAATAGTTTGTCCTTCATGGCTGAGGGCTTTACACTGGGGTTTAGTGCTTCCTCATGTGACTGGTGAAACCTATGTCCACCTATGTTAGTCTGGAATGCTAGTTATACTATATTCTAGTATAAAGACTAGATTTCATATCACTATGCTCCAACAATAGTGTATCACTTACTCCTATGGCTAAAGTCaaaagtaaatgctacagatctagattatatatcttAACATATAGGATTTATAGGTAAATCTTCTCAGGCTACatttagtagatctactgatctaaatagtaattttaaaaaacaacaataaagtaACATGTAGGTCAAATACAAGTTGTAAGTTAGAAATCTAATCAAGATTCGTATCTAGAAGGTTTTTtcatggtctagatctaagacttaaaactgtatctagaatctagataattaATGTAATAATGAATACAAGTCTAGATTATAAACATGCATCTAGATCGTGATAGTATTATAAATAGTCTGTAATTggtgtagatctagtatagagcTTGAGTCAATATAAATAGATTCTACATAATAGTATGCTCTAAACATACTAGATCCCCACACATAGCATGTGACATAGTACTCGACTCTCAAGCTCTAGCTAGATTGACTAGAATCtttcaatctagattagatttagatttcttatcttatcttatataatacagacgttacttcaaaaaagaagatgattacgtcctacgcgtcatgcatttagtcatgcatattaaccaatgacttaaattctgccaagtcactggttttcctggctagctcaggcaacccattccatgctctaatagcactagggaagaaggagtatttgtacaaatttgtcctagcatatgggacgaggaatgtgcctttatctttgtgtctttcagagtattttattaaattttgtttttgtatttgaagattatggttcagtgttttatgtattattgctactttacttttgagccttctgtcctgaaggctttctaaatttagtgattttactaaagatgttactctagtcaaatgtgaatattcgtttgttatgaatcgcactgctctattttgtgtctgttctagtttcttaatgttttcttgagttgaggggtcccaaacagaggatgcatattctattattggcctaaccaaggttaaataacattttagttttatgttcttatttgatttatagaaatttcttttaataaatcctaatgctttgtttgattttttttgatttaactttttagaaaTGATTTCCACAGGGATCTGTAAGTCTAAACAGTCCATTGTGCAaaatgcatgaccaggcagacatctttatttgaattaataactaagatactttataaaaaaaacaactagttctTGGCGTCCATTGTTATTCAAACAGTTACATAGAACAGGTATTgatctagaaataaaatgttttttttaataaacaagttaactttaaagaccttacgatctataaggcagatgatgtaaaggtcacctgtttctgtggactaggttaacgaggatgtcttgtccagcacaatgaccaaccaccttacttttccccaactaatgtcaaataccaTTTAAATCTGGTTGGACTTAGAggtatcccaaaattcaaattaccagtcttcaacgagattgGAACCTGGTActccatatatatatgtttgtttgtaaaatgttttacatgtttcggatgttccttcagagttgaagatagtttacttcctagtccaaacctcccgcaggacgacgggggatgggagcgggtagggtttaaccctcgaccgtcgataaatccgaacgacagtccagcgcgcaaaccgcatgaccaggcagccatcctataaGCACAACATAGTAAAATATCTGATTGGAACAACACCTCAAGGTGTTGTCTCAttactttcaataaatgaattaaaaatatttagactaagctttatagtttctttggatttaatagcctttaaatttttatttttagaagtgatgttgttcacaagagaatcaaatttaactttttgttttttaatgaggtGAAGTCAATCTCAGAAACCTTAGTTGGCAAAACTTTTTTAAGCTCTGATGGATTTATCCAGTAAGATGACAAGCCTGTAACTGTCTTACTCTCTTTTAGTCTGGTGTTGGCTTCCAGCATAAATAAAGTGGCTGCCACATGAGTGCAGGACTCTCCAAGTCCAACTGTACAAGAACAGTGGGCTGATAGAATAATACCATCTCGACTTATCCAGGGCTGCAGTACCTTTTCTGCTAACCACTGAGAGTGAAGAAcctaatgaaaagaaaaaaaaataattaaaaatacctGTTCATATCAAGACATTGGTCTCATATACATGCAAATACAATGAATATCAAGATATTTagtataatataacaatatttattacttaCCTTTGCTAGTGGTTTAAAAGCCATAATATCTTGAACCCAACCATCTAGGAACTGGTTGTAAGCTGCTAAACTCTTGTAAgcctgtagacattttcaaaagtaaaaatagcgATAACATTTTAGTAATAGATGTAGAGCTCTTgtataatgaaaagaaaaaaaaataataaaaaatacctGTTCATATCAAGACATTGGTTGGACTTCGAAGCGtcctaaaaatatagaaattaaaaacccaAGTCTACACCAAAAATTCAATCGAGACT encodes:
- the LOC129923460 gene encoding uncharacterized protein LOC129923460, translating into MAFKPLAKVLHSQWLAEKVLQPWISRDGIILSAHCSCTVGLGESCTHVAATLFMLEANTRLKESKTVTGLSSYWINPSELKKVLPTKVSEIDFTSLKNKKLNLILL